Genomic DNA from Pseudomonas fluorescens:
AACATCCCTGCAAGGCTGGTTCAGAATCACAAAAGCTGCACCGGCAAATCGTAAGTGCGCGTTTCGAACCGGCGGGACGCCGCAGGGCATCACAAAACGCGGCAGTATACCCGAGGCCTTCGTTGCGAAGGGCGCTGCTGACAAGAGGTGTTCGATGAAGCCCTTGCACTGTTGCCAGTCATGCACCGAACCTGTGGCGAGGGAGCTTGCTCCCGCTGGGTGGCGAAGCCGCCCCAAAAAACAGGGCCGCTGCGCGCCCCAGCGGGAGCAAGCTCCCTCGCCACGGGGGATATATGCCAGGGCATGCGGGCAACCCAACCCTTACCGACAAGGCAAATACGCCACGCGGCTGGCCTGGGCGCTCAAGAAGGCCTAGAATTCCCGCATTGTTTATTCCCCAAGGTAGCCCGTAATGTCCTTCGCTGAGCAACTGACCCGCCTGCAAGTCTTCCTCGACGCCGATGAGCTGCACGAAGAGGCGCTGGACTACGTGGCCGCTCACGGCTATCTGACCGCCCTGTCCATCTGCGCAGAAACGGTGCCGGACCGTGAGTGGATCGACGCCCTGTTCGCCGAAGAGCCGCATTACAGCGACGAAGCCCAGCGTGCCGAAATCGAAGCCACGCTGGTCGGCCTCAAGGCCCACATCGCCCGCCAACTGGCTTCCGACGAAGAGTTCGAACTGCCGTGCGACCTGGACTTGGGCGATGACCCGGACGATTCGGAACTGCGTGGCTGGTGCATCGGCTTCATGGAAGGCGTGTTCCTGCGCGAAGCCGCCTGGTTCGAAACCGCCGAAGAGGAAGTCAGCGAAATGCTGCTGCCGATCATGGTCGGCTCCGGTTTGTTCGACGAGCAACCGGAGTTTTCCGACATCGCCGCCGACGCCAACCTGATGGACGACATGATCGTCCAGATCCCCGAAGCCCTCACGGCCCTGTACCTGCTGTGCAACGCACCGGACGAGAAACCGGCGATCCTCAAGCCTCGCCACCACTGAGTGACCGGGTGCCCTCGCCCATTGGCAATCGCCCGCTGATCCTGCGTTACGTTCTGTTGGCCATTGGCTGGCTGAGCGTCGCGCTGGGGGTCATCGGCATCTTCGTCCCCGTACTGCCCACCACCCCTTTCCTGCTCTTGGCGGCGGCCTGTTTCGCCCGCAGTTCGCCGCGCTTCTACCAATGGCTGGTAGAACATCCCCGCCTCGGCCCGTGGATTCGTGACTACCTCAGTGGCAAGGGCATCCCGCTCAAGGGTAAGGTCTATGCCATCGGACTGATGTGGGCGAGCATCCTCTTTTCCTGCTACCTGGTGCCCCTGCCGTGGGCCCGGGGGTTCATGCTCACCAGTGCGGTGCTGGTGACGGTTTATATCCTCAGGCAAAAGACGCTGCGCAAGCCTTGAATGTGGCACGAGCCTGGAACTCCCTCGCCACAATGGCATGCATGCGTCCAGCCAATCTGTGGATCCACCCACAAGTTTCAAAAAGACAAAACCCGCCATTTCCAGACCGAAAATCGCGGGTTTTGTTATTTCAGCTCATCTCACACCGTGTCCACCTTCAACGAGTGGTCATTCAACATCCCGTTGATGATGGTCGCCGTATCTGCACCTGCGATCATTCCGTCTGCGCCAGGTGTGACGCCGTAATGACTGGCGAGGTTGACGCCGGCCAGGTCGATGGTCTGGTTCGGCGTGGCGCCGGCGATGGCGCTGACGTCGATGCTGGTAATGACCGACGCCCCGCTGCCGCTCACGCTGAAATGCAGGTAATCGTCCAGTGACGCCGCGCTGCCATTCTCCCCCTGCAACAACTGGGACAGGTCGAGTTTGTCGACACCGGGCGCGAAGTCCGTGATCACGTCGTGGCCGCTGTTGCCTGCCTGCCATTGGAAGGTGTCGGCACCGCTGCCGCCAGTGAGGGTGTTGTTGCCCAGGCCGCCAATCAGCAGGTCATCGCCGCCACCGCCATTGAGCACGTCATGGCCCAATCCACCGTTGATGCGGTTGCTGGCGCCGTCGCCGGTGAGGGTGTCGTTGAAGTTCGAGCCCACCAGGTTTTCGATGCCGATCAATGTATCGGTGCCCGCGCCCAGGGTGTTCTGCGCCGCCAGCAGGCCCAGGTTCACCGTGACTGCCGACGTGGCATGGGCGTAGCTGACGGTGTCGTTGCCCGTACCGCCATCGAGCAGGTCGTTGCCAGCGCCGCTGTAGAGCAGGTCATTGCCGGCCCCACCATTCAGGGTGTTGTTGCCCGAACCGGCGCTGAGTACGTCGTTGCCGTCGCCGGCGTTGAGGATGTTGTCGCCGTTGCCAGCCAACAGCACATCGTCGCCACTGGTGCCCGTCAGGGTATGGCCCGCCTGGTAGCTGATGCCTACCGCTGCGCTGTCACTGCCGCCATGGTTGTCGCTGGCGGTGTAGCTGCCGTGGTAGTCCGGTGTTTTGTCTTGCGCCCCGGAATAGTCAACGGTGAGGGTCAGTTGATAGTTCTCCGCAGCGTTGGAATTACCGCCGCCGGGATTGGCGATATTGGTGACGTGGATCTGGTAATTGCCATCCGCTGCCGCGGTGAAAGAAGCCCCATCGTTGATCGCAATGAATGGCCCGCCGTTGAGCGAATACTCCATCGCAATGCGACCGGCCGACAGGTTGTGGTCCAGGGTGAGGGTTTCGCCCTGTTTGAGGCTGATGTTGAGCCGGTCTTCATCGTTGGTGTTGTTATTGGACACCATCCCCAGTGCACCGCTGACCACCAACATCGCCGTCATGCTCGCGGTATTGGCGACGAAAGCGCTGCGGCTGAGGTTGATCGATTGCACGTTGTTGCCGGTGAAGCTGGCCGTGCCGGTGCTGCCGGTGAAGTCCGCGCCTTTGGCGACCCAACCGGTATTGAAACTGGTGGGTGACGCGCTGAGCGGATCGCCGTTGGCGTCGCTGTCGTTACCCAACAGCAATTCGCCCGGAATCACGATGTTGCCCGACAGCACGTTGGTGATGATGTTGTCGTCAGCCGCTATCGGTGGGCTGTTGGGTACAACGTTGATCACCAGGTTGGAGCTCGCCAGGTCACCGTCATGGTCGCTGACGGTGTAGCCGATGTGCTCGGTGATCAAGGTGCTGGTGGCCGTCTGGGAGGTGTAGCTGAACGCACCGGTATCGAGGTTGACCACCAGGGTACCGTCGTGGTCGGTGGCGATGCTCAACGTGTTGGTGGCTGTATTGAAGGAGCCATGGTTGAGCCCGCCGCTGGCGGTCAGCGCGCCATGGCCACCGTTGGCCGCCGGGTCATAGCTGTACGTGGTGCCATCGACCACCAGACTCTTGATAAACCCGCTATCGGCGCCGAACGAGCCCCCCTCGCCCAGCAGGTTGCCGGTGACCGGCGCGCCTTGCACGGTACCGGAAAGCACCGAGTTGAGCTGGTTCAGGTCGGTGACCACCACCGCGTTGGTATCGGTGTGCGTACTGCCGTCATAAGCCAACGGGTCGAGGTTGACGTTTCTGGCACCGCTGCCCAGGCCGACGGCGTAATTCTTGATGCCGTTGGCATCGAGAAAGGCTTTCCATGCGACCTCGTCCGCCGAGCCGATTTCGCCCAAGGTCGGCTTGCCATCGGAGAAAAAATAACCAATGTTCTGGGCGCCGGTCAGTTGTCCGGGGGTGGCGAACGCCGTCTTGGCCATCGCCACGGCCGCATCGTAATTGGTGTCACCGTGCGCGCTCAGCGCGGCGATCAGTGTCTTGGCAGTTGCCACGTCCACCCACACGGCACTCTGGTCGGTGGCACTGCCGCTGAAGGTCACCAGCTGGACTTTGACGTCGCCCATGTCGTCGTATTTGTCGAGCAAGGCGCTGATCGCCTGTTTGGCCAGATCCATACGCGAGAGCCCCGGCACGCCGGAATCGTCTTTCATGCTGCCGGACACATCCAGCACGATCAGCAGGTTCGAATCGACCTCCACCGCCGTGACCGAACGCTCGGACGCGACAGCCTTTGGTATGTCATCGACGATGCTGACCACCAGGCTGCCGGTGGTGCTGTTGCCCAGGGAGTCCGTGGCCTGGTAGGTGAAGCTTTCGCTCAACACGTTCGGGCCATCGTTGGCATGGGGTGTGGTCGTGGCCGGCGAGGTCAAGGTGTAGGTGTACGACCCATCAGGATGGAGCAGCAACTGACCGTAGGCACCGGTGGCATTGCCCACCAGGGTGAAGGTGACGGCGCCCGTGGCACCGCTGACCGAGCCGACCAAGGTCCCGCTGGCGGTTTCACCGGTAGCGCTCGGGTCACTGCCGGTGACGGTGCCGGGGGCCAAGTCCAGGCCGTCCTGGGTCAGGTCCAAGGCTTTTTCGTAGACGGTCACGTCATGGTCGGTTTCTGCGACGAGGCAGCTGTTGTGCACGTCGACAGTGATGGTCGTCGTGCTTTCATCACCATCGGCATCACGCACGGTATAGGTGAAGACATCGGTCGCGCCTGGTGCGCCGACAGCATCGGGATTGCTGTGGTAGACGGCGTTGCCGTTGGCGTCCAGGGTCAGGTAGCCGTAGGTGCCATTGATCTGGCTATTGAGGCCGCCGATGGCTGGGTTGGTGGTGTCGTTGCCGGCACGCACGCCGATGATTGCGCCGCCGTCCGCACCGAGTACGTCGTTGTCCAGCACGTTGCCATTGACCGTGCCGCCCTCTACCACCGAGGCAAAATCGGCATGGGCCTTGGGCACGTCGTCGACAATGTCGATGACGATGGTGCTAGTGACCGTGTTACCCAACGAGTCCGTGGCCTGGTAGGTGAAGCTTTCACTCAAGACGTTGGGGCCATCGTTGGCGTGAGGCGTGGTGGTGGCTGGCGAGGTCAGGGTGTAGGTGTAGGAGCCGTCGGACTGAAGTGACAGTTGACCGTAGGCACCCGCGGCGTTGCCCACCAGCGCGAACGTGACGGTGCCAACGGCGCCGCTGATCGAGCCCACGAGGCTGCCGCTGGCGGTTTCACTGGTGGCATTCGGGGCGCTGCCGGTGACGGTGCCGGGGGCCAGGTCCTGGCCGTCCTGGGTCAGATCCAAGGCTTTTTCGTAGACGGTCACGTCATGGTCGGTTTCTGCGACGAGGCAGCTGTTGTGCACGTCGACAGTGATGGTCGTCGTGCTTTCATCGCCATCGGCATCACGCACGGTGTAGGTGAAGACATCGGTCGCGCCTGGTGCGCCGACAGCATCGGGATTGCTGTGGTAGACGGCGTTGCCGTTGGCGTCCAGGGTCAGGTAGCCGTAGGTGCCATTGATCTG
This window encodes:
- a CDS encoding YecA family protein translates to MSFAEQLTRLQVFLDADELHEEALDYVAAHGYLTALSICAETVPDREWIDALFAEEPHYSDEAQRAEIEATLVGLKAHIARQLASDEEFELPCDLDLGDDPDDSELRGWCIGFMEGVFLREAAWFETAEEEVSEMLLPIMVGSGLFDEQPEFSDIAADANLMDDMIVQIPEALTALYLLCNAPDEKPAILKPRHH
- a CDS encoding YbaN family protein, encoding MPSPIGNRPLILRYVLLAIGWLSVALGVIGIFVPVLPTTPFLLLAAACFARSSPRFYQWLVEHPRLGPWIRDYLSGKGIPLKGKVYAIGLMWASILFSCYLVPLPWARGFMLTSAVLVTVYILRQKTLRKP